One part of the Thermanaeromonas sp. C210 genome encodes these proteins:
- a CDS encoding 4Fe-4S dicluster domain-containing protein: MKKVYALREYCMNCHLCEVYCITAHSRSRDVWKAFKREDLRGTHRVLVEEKWPESLAVQCRHCPEPRCVEGCISGAMVKEPDTGMVYCQEDKCVGCWTCVASCPYGAIRPGHRHGKPVPLKCDLCKDLPEPACVVHCPNGALVYQERGTGT; this comes from the coding sequence GTGAAAAAAGTTTACGCGCTCCGGGAATATTGCATGAACTGCCACCTGTGCGAAGTGTACTGTATTACTGCCCACTCCAGGAGCCGTGACGTATGGAAGGCTTTTAAACGGGAAGACTTACGCGGTACTCACCGCGTCTTGGTAGAAGAAAAGTGGCCCGAATCTCTGGCTGTCCAGTGCCGCCATTGCCCTGAACCGCGCTGTGTGGAGGGGTGCATCTCCGGGGCTATGGTCAAGGAACCCGATACAGGAATGGTTTATTGCCAGGAAGATAAATGCGTGGGGTGCTGGACCTGTGTAGCCAGTTGTCCCTATGGGGCTATTCGCCCGGGCCATCGCCATGGCAAACCCGTCCCGCTAAAATGCGACTTGTGCAAGGACCTCCCTGAACCGGCCTGTGTAGTCCATTGCCCCAACGGCGCCCTGGTCTACCAGGAGAGGGGAACCGGAACATGA
- a CDS encoding glutamate synthase-related protein gives MPPISMNPPEFRVIRDEEKCIKCLVCVRQCGFEAQQYDAEEDRVYTIEDNCVACQRCVCLCPTRALRIEQNPVPYKANAHWTPEYIHNINKQAATGGVLLTGMGNDKPFPGYFDRLLLNASQVTNPSIDPLREPMELRTYLGSRPDCVTLDEGDASGQPPLVALETPIMFSAISYGAISHQAFEALARAAREYGTLFNTGEGGLPEDLYEYADHAIVQVASGRFGVHSEYLNAARVIEIKIGQGAKPGIGGHLPGEKITASIAATRMIPEGTDALSPAPHHDIYSIEDLRQLIFTLKEATRYRKPVSVKISAVHNVAAIASGIARAGADIIAIDGFRGGTGAAPLMIRDHVGIPIELAIAVVDQRLREEGIRNRVSLVAGGGFRCSADVVKAIALGADAVYIATAALVALGCHLCQRCYTGKCSWGIATQDPYKTRRINPEIGAQRLYNLLHGWSHEIKEMLGGMGINSLDSLRGNRLHLRGVGLKETELRLLGVKHAGEGM, from the coding sequence ATGCCGCCTATCAGCATGAACCCACCTGAATTCAGGGTAATCCGCGATGAAGAAAAATGTATCAAGTGCCTGGTGTGTGTCCGCCAGTGCGGTTTTGAAGCCCAGCAATACGACGCGGAAGAGGACCGGGTTTATACTATTGAGGATAATTGCGTAGCCTGCCAGCGCTGTGTTTGCCTTTGCCCTACCAGGGCTTTACGTATCGAACAAAACCCGGTGCCCTATAAAGCTAATGCCCACTGGACGCCGGAATATATTCATAACATTAACAAGCAGGCGGCTACCGGGGGTGTCCTTCTTACCGGCATGGGGAACGATAAACCTTTTCCCGGTTACTTTGACCGGTTGCTGCTCAATGCCAGCCAGGTCACCAACCCTTCCATCGATCCCTTGCGGGAGCCCATGGAACTCCGGACGTATCTGGGCAGCCGCCCGGATTGTGTCACCCTCGACGAGGGCGATGCGTCCGGCCAGCCGCCCCTGGTGGCCCTGGAAACCCCCATTATGTTTTCGGCAATTTCGTACGGTGCCATCAGCCACCAGGCCTTTGAAGCCCTGGCCAGGGCCGCCAGGGAATACGGTACCCTCTTTAACACGGGAGAAGGTGGGCTGCCCGAAGATCTCTACGAATATGCCGACCATGCCATAGTCCAGGTGGCTTCGGGGCGTTTCGGGGTCCACAGCGAGTACCTCAATGCTGCCCGGGTTATTGAAATCAAAATCGGCCAGGGTGCTAAACCGGGTATCGGGGGCCATCTACCGGGGGAGAAAATTACGGCCTCTATTGCAGCCACCCGCATGATTCCGGAAGGTACAGACGCCCTGTCCCCGGCGCCCCATCATGATATTTATTCCATTGAGGACTTGAGACAGCTTATTTTTACCTTGAAAGAAGCCACCCGTTACCGGAAACCCGTATCGGTAAAAATCTCTGCTGTGCACAATGTGGCCGCCATTGCCAGCGGCATTGCCCGGGCCGGTGCCGATATTATCGCCATTGACGGTTTCCGGGGCGGCACCGGCGCTGCTCCTCTGATGATCCGGGATCATGTGGGCATCCCCATAGAACTGGCTATTGCCGTCGTGGACCAGCGGCTGCGGGAAGAGGGTATCCGCAATCGGGTTTCCCTGGTAGCCGGCGGCGGTTTTCGCTGCAGTGCCGATGTGGTAAAAGCCATTGCCCTGGGAGCCGATGCGGTTTATATTGCCACTGCGGCTTTGGTAGCCCTGGGATGCCATCTCTGTCAAAGGTGCTACACCGGTAAGTGTAGCTGGGGCATTGCCACCCAGGACCCATACAAGACCAGGCGTATAAATCCGGAAATAGGGGCGCAAAGGCTCTACAATCTGCTCCACGGATGGTCCCATGAAATCAAGGAAATGCTCGGCGGGATGGGCATCAATTCCCTCGATAGCCTGCGGGGTAACCGGCTCCACTTGCGGGGTGTTGGCCTGAAGGAGACTGAACTAAGACTTCTGGGGGTCAAGCATGCCGGAGAGGGTATGTAG
- a CDS encoding class II glutamine amidotransferase — MYREGKRRIPAGCALSGFINRDGRRETGERIIESIALMNERSNGLGGGFAAYGIYPEHKDYYALHLLFDDKHSRYQVEDLLKENFHIEAEDRIPTRRVRSIDKAPGLWRYFVVPRLSKIREAQEDEEDFMTQLVMHINDAIPGAYVISSGKNMGAFKGVGYPEDIGEFFRLDEYKAYTWIAHGRFPTNTPGWWGGAHPFTLLNWSVVHNGEISSYGANRRFLEMFGYKITLQTDTEVIAYAVDLLVRRHGLPMEVAAKVLAPPFWQEIDRMEPPRQILYRRLRVVYGSLLLNGPFSIIVGFPGGLMALNDRIKLRPLVAGEHGATLYVASEEAAIREICPELERVWYPSGGEPVLGKLEEECVCRLSA; from the coding sequence ATGTATCGGGAAGGTAAACGGCGGATTCCCGCCGGTTGTGCCCTCAGCGGCTTTATTAACCGCGACGGCAGGCGGGAGACGGGAGAACGCATTATAGAGTCCATTGCCCTGATGAATGAACGCTCTAACGGCCTGGGCGGCGGGTTTGCTGCTTACGGCATTTATCCGGAACACAAAGATTATTACGCCCTGCACCTGCTTTTCGATGATAAGCACAGCCGCTACCAGGTAGAAGACCTGCTCAAAGAGAACTTTCATATTGAAGCCGAGGACCGCATTCCCACTCGTCGTGTCCGCTCAATAGACAAGGCTCCCGGGCTGTGGAGGTATTTCGTGGTACCGCGCCTGTCCAAGATAAGAGAGGCCCAAGAGGACGAAGAAGATTTTATGACCCAATTAGTGATGCACATCAACGACGCCATCCCGGGCGCGTATGTGATATCCAGCGGAAAAAATATGGGAGCCTTTAAGGGCGTAGGTTACCCGGAAGATATCGGCGAGTTTTTCCGGCTGGATGAATACAAGGCCTATACCTGGATCGCCCACGGCCGTTTTCCCACCAATACGCCGGGCTGGTGGGGAGGAGCTCACCCCTTTACCCTTCTAAATTGGTCGGTAGTCCATAATGGAGAAATTTCTTCCTACGGAGCTAACCGCCGGTTTTTGGAGATGTTCGGCTATAAAATTACCCTGCAAACGGATACCGAAGTTATTGCTTATGCCGTAGATTTGTTAGTAAGGCGGCACGGCCTGCCCATGGAAGTGGCGGCTAAGGTACTGGCACCGCCGTTCTGGCAGGAAATTGACAGAATGGAGCCCCCGAGGCAAATACTCTATCGCCGGTTACGGGTGGTTTACGGGAGCCTCCTCCTTAATGGCCCTTTCTCTATAATCGTAGGTTTCCCTGGGGGATTGATGGCTTTAAACGACCGCATAAAGCTGCGGCCTCTGGTTGCCGGGGAACACGGCGCAACCCTTTATGTGGCCAGCGAAGAGGCGGCCATAAGGGAGATCTGTCCAGAGCTGGAGCGGGTATGGTACCCCTCGGGGGGTGAACCCGTCCTCGGTAAACTGGAGGAGGAGTGTGTATGCCGCCTATCAGCATGA
- a CDS encoding NAD(P)/FAD-dependent oxidoreductase, which produces MRYVIIGNSVAAVNACQGIRELDREGTITIISAENYYAYGRPLISYWLEGKTDSEKMPYQPVEFYQKNKINVLLGKKAVGLDVNRREVKLDDGSSLPYDRLLIATGGQAIVPPLTGLTAEDYFAFLTYDDVLRLARRASPGKEAVVLGAGPSGLKAMESLVTRGARVTLVELASRIWSPVLDREAAALITRFLEEQGVTVILQDTILGGRRNNEGRLELDLQSGRQLTCDILVVAIGVRPNTELLEKVAGVNLNRGVVVDEYLSIGLPGIYAAGDVVAGGPPLLPHAARQGRIAGRNMAGGREKYIAGPAYNALGFLGLHTISIGISAPEPEEGYEILAEKREEGRIYRKLVLDNNRLVGALFINEFDRAGLYRRLIEEQVDVTPFKDNLLQKGFGFLHLPGELWEGKLGE; this is translated from the coding sequence ATGAGGTATGTAATTATCGGCAATTCTGTGGCCGCGGTTAACGCCTGCCAGGGGATACGCGAACTGGATAGGGAAGGTACTATAACCATTATTTCAGCAGAAAATTACTACGCCTACGGTCGCCCCTTAATATCTTACTGGCTGGAAGGCAAGACTGATTCTGAAAAAATGCCTTACCAACCTGTTGAGTTTTACCAAAAGAATAAAATAAACGTGCTCTTAGGGAAAAAAGCCGTGGGCTTGGATGTTAACCGGCGGGAAGTTAAATTAGACGATGGTTCTTCCCTACCCTACGACCGCCTCCTCATAGCCACAGGCGGTCAAGCCATAGTTCCGCCCCTTACCGGCCTTACAGCTGAAGATTACTTTGCTTTTCTAACTTATGACGACGTCCTCCGTTTAGCCCGGAGGGCCTCACCGGGCAAGGAGGCAGTAGTTCTCGGGGCCGGGCCCAGCGGGCTAAAAGCCATGGAAAGCCTTGTTACAAGGGGTGCGCGCGTTACCTTAGTAGAACTGGCTTCTCGTATATGGTCTCCTGTTCTGGACCGAGAGGCAGCAGCCCTGATTACCCGCTTTCTTGAGGAGCAGGGGGTAACTGTAATCTTGCAAGATACTATCCTAGGTGGCAGGCGTAATAATGAGGGCCGGTTAGAGCTCGACCTCCAGTCCGGCAGGCAGTTAACCTGCGATATACTGGTCGTGGCCATCGGTGTTAGGCCCAATACCGAATTGCTGGAAAAGGTGGCCGGCGTGAATCTGAACCGGGGCGTAGTGGTAGATGAATATTTAAGTATAGGCCTCCCCGGTATTTACGCGGCAGGAGATGTGGTGGCGGGCGGCCCTCCCCTTTTACCCCATGCTGCGAGGCAGGGCCGCATAGCCGGCCGCAATATGGCCGGGGGCCGGGAAAAGTATATAGCGGGACCGGCGTATAATGCTCTCGGTTTTTTGGGCTTGCACACCATTAGCATAGGTATTAGTGCCCCTGAACCGGAGGAGGGTTATGAGATACTGGCCGAAAAGCGGGAAGAGGGGCGGATCTATCGGAAGCTGGTGCTGGATAACAACCGCCTAGTAGGAGCTCTCTTTATTAATGAGTTCGACCGTGCCGGGCTCTACCGGCGTTTGATAGAAGAGCAGGTGGACGTTACACCTTTTAAGGATAACCTTTTACAAAAGGGGTTTGGTTTTCTGCATCTCCCTGGGGAGCTGTGGGAGGGTAAACTTGGGGAGTGA